In Bacillus sp. DX3.1, the following proteins share a genomic window:
- a CDS encoding NupC/NupG family nucleoside CNT transporter — MNVLWGIGGVLGILAIAFLLSSNRKAINWRTISIALALQMAFSFIVLRWDAGKTGLKYAANGVQNLINFSYEGIRFVAGDLVNAKGPWGFVFVIQALLPIVFISSLVAILYYFGIMQWFISIVGGALSKLLGTSKAESLNAVTTVFLGQTEAPILIKPYLTRLTNSEFFAIMVSGMTAVAGSVLVGYAAMGIPLEHLLAAAIMAAPSSLLIAKLIMPETEKVNNDVTLSTEREDANVIDAAARGASEGIQLVINVAAMLMAFIALIAVLNGLLGWVGSWFHIKLSLDLILGYLLSPFAILIGVSPSEAVQAAGFIGQKLAINEFVAYANLGPHMADFSDKTNMILTFAICGFANFSSIAIQLGVTGTLAPSRRKQIAQLGIKAVLAGTLANFLNAAVAGMMFL, encoded by the coding sequence ATGAATGTTTTATGGGGAATTGGCGGCGTGCTTGGAATTTTAGCAATTGCTTTTTTACTATCTTCCAACCGCAAAGCTATTAATTGGCGCACAATTTCAATTGCGCTAGCACTACAAATGGCTTTTTCATTCATCGTTTTACGATGGGATGCCGGAAAAACAGGTTTAAAATATGCCGCTAACGGTGTTCAAAACCTAATCAACTTTTCTTATGAGGGGATTCGATTCGTTGCTGGCGATTTAGTAAACGCAAAAGGTCCTTGGGGATTTGTTTTTGTTATTCAAGCACTACTTCCAATTGTATTTATTAGTTCATTAGTAGCAATTTTATATTATTTCGGTATTATGCAATGGTTTATCAGTATCGTCGGTGGTGCACTAAGCAAACTTCTTGGTACTTCTAAAGCAGAAAGTTTAAATGCTGTAACAACTGTTTTCTTAGGACAAACAGAGGCACCAATTTTAATCAAACCTTACTTAACACGTTTAACAAATAGTGAATTCTTCGCAATTATGGTAAGCGGTATGACAGCCGTTGCTGGATCGGTTCTTGTCGGTTATGCAGCAATGGGAATTCCGCTGGAGCATTTATTGGCAGCAGCCATTATGGCAGCCCCATCAAGCTTATTAATCGCAAAACTAATTATGCCAGAAACAGAAAAAGTAAATAATGATGTAACGCTTTCTACAGAGCGTGAAGATGCAAACGTCATTGATGCAGCAGCACGCGGAGCATCTGAAGGAATTCAGCTCGTTATCAACGTTGCAGCAATGCTAATGGCATTCATTGCATTAATTGCCGTGCTAAACGGTCTTCTAGGATGGGTTGGATCTTGGTTCCACATTAAGCTTAGCCTAGATTTAATTCTTGGTTATCTATTATCTCCATTCGCCATCTTAATTGGTGTGTCACCAAGCGAAGCCGTACAAGCAGCTGGCTTCATTGGACAAAAACTTGCAATCAACGAATTCGTTGCGTATGCAAACTTAGGACCACACATGGCAGATTTCTCAGATAAAACAAATATGATTTTAACATTTGCAATCTGCGGTTTCGCAAACTTCTCTTCTATCGCAATCCAGTTAGGTGTAACAGGAACACTCGCTCCTTCACGCCGTAAACAGATTGCACAATTGGGAATTAAAGCAGTACTAGCAGGTACGCTAGCAAACTTCTTAAACGCAGCAGTTGCTGGTATGATGTTTTTATAG
- a CDS encoding BCCT family transporter, whose product MRKLTRTFIVSLTLCMTFTIWGIIPESIMGKGSLGNVTTAIQTVLVSKFGWFYIISVSIFLGITIFLIVSKYGSIRLGKDDDEPDYSYMTWFAMLFSAGMGIGLVFWGVAEPLNHLYTPPFGESTTEESARLALRFSFFHWGLHPWGLYALVALCIAYFTFRKGKPSTISATVGSLFKSGENGRIARTFDVLAVFATVFGVATSLGLGAQQIAGGISYLTAIPNSLTTQLIIIAIVTVLYMLSAQTGLDKGIKYLSNANIILAFALMGILLFAGPTNFIMNYFTSTIGSYIQELPSMSFRLSPLNEGGNQWIQSWTIFYWAWWIAWSPFVGTFIARVSKGRTIREFVIGVLLVPTLIGALWFSVFGGTGIHMELFEGANIYGQIKEMGTEVGLFAVLHEMGSIGPALSVLAILLISTFFITSADSATFVLGMLTTNGSLNPPNRIKLVWGIVLAALASTLLYVGGLTALQTASIIAAFPFVFVIFFMVVSLFKELQKEGRHHDHHKVKL is encoded by the coding sequence ATGAGAAAACTGACAAGAACATTTATCGTCTCATTAACATTATGTATGACATTTACAATTTGGGGGATTATTCCCGAATCTATAATGGGAAAAGGTAGTTTAGGCAATGTAACGACTGCGATTCAAACCGTGTTAGTTAGTAAGTTCGGTTGGTTCTATATTATTTCTGTTTCGATTTTCTTAGGAATTACGATCTTTTTAATCGTTTCAAAGTATGGTTCGATCCGTTTAGGAAAAGATGATGATGAACCAGATTATAGTTATATGACATGGTTTGCTATGCTATTTAGTGCGGGTATGGGAATCGGTTTGGTGTTCTGGGGCGTTGCGGAACCGTTAAATCATTTATACACGCCGCCGTTCGGAGAAAGTACAACGGAGGAGAGTGCGCGCCTTGCACTTCGTTTTTCATTCTTCCACTGGGGATTACACCCATGGGGCTTATATGCACTTGTTGCACTGTGTATCGCATATTTTACATTCCGAAAAGGAAAGCCAAGTACAATTAGTGCGACAGTTGGTTCTTTATTTAAGAGCGGTGAGAATGGACGTATTGCACGTACATTTGATGTACTAGCTGTATTTGCGACAGTATTTGGTGTTGCCACTTCTTTAGGGCTAGGAGCACAACAAATTGCAGGTGGCATCAGCTACTTAACGGCAATTCCAAACTCATTAACAACGCAGCTCATTATTATTGCGATTGTAACGGTTCTATATATGTTATCGGCGCAAACAGGATTAGATAAAGGAATTAAGTATTTAAGTAATGCAAATATTATATTGGCCTTTGCACTTATGGGTATTTTATTATTTGCTGGTCCAACAAACTTTATTATGAATTATTTCACTTCGACAATTGGCTCGTATATTCAAGAATTGCCAAGCATGAGCTTCCGCTTAAGTCCGTTAAATGAAGGCGGGAACCAGTGGATTCAGTCATGGACAATTTTCTACTGGGCATGGTGGATTGCATGGTCACCATTTGTTGGTACATTCATTGCCCGTGTTTCAAAAGGGCGTACCATTCGTGAGTTTGTAATCGGTGTATTACTTGTTCCAACGCTGATCGGTGCGCTTTGGTTTTCTGTATTTGGTGGAACAGGTATTCATATGGAGCTATTTGAGGGTGCAAATATTTATGGTCAAATTAAAGAAATGGGTACAGAAGTCGGTCTGTTTGCTGTATTACATGAAATGGGTAGTATTGGCCCAGCATTATCTGTTCTAGCGATTCTACTGATTTCAACATTCTTCATTACATCAGCAGACTCTGCGACATTTGTTCTCGGTATGTTAACGACAAATGGGAGTTTAAACCCACCAAATCGCATTAAATTAGTTTGGGGTATTGTACTGGCTGCATTAGCATCCACTCTACTATATGTCGGTGGATTAACAGCGCTGCAAACAGCTTCGATTATCGCAGCCTTTCCGTTTGTATTTGTTATCTTCTTTATGGTTGTTTCGTTATTTAAGGAATTGCAAAAGGAAGGTCGTCATCACGATCATCATAAAGTGAAACTTTAA
- a CDS encoding cell wall-binding protein EntA codes for MKKLIGIATAAVFGLGIFTSSAQAETIVTTDVLNVRENPTTESQVVGKLLDGHKLDVTNTQNGWLQVKLDGKDAFVSSEFTKSIYYVTANVLNVRAEANTNSEILGTLKKDDIIETTNQVQNGWLQFEYNGKTAYVHVPFLTGTAPVIEKQETPAPAKAEAPAKKDQAQAQAQPAAKPTVKGATSAPAGGRELTVEATAYTAHPSENGGTYGGRVLTAMGHDLTANPNMKVIAVDPKVIPLGSKVWVEGYGEAIAGDTGGAIKGNRIDVLLGSDSAAEKWGRKSVKVKILK; via the coding sequence ATGAAAAAATTAATTGGTATAGCAACAGCAGCAGTTTTTGGTCTTGGGATTTTCACATCTTCTGCACAAGCAGAAACTATTGTCACAACAGACGTATTAAATGTACGCGAGAACCCAACTACTGAATCACAGGTTGTAGGAAAATTACTAGATGGTCATAAATTAGATGTTACAAATACACAAAACGGATGGTTACAAGTTAAATTAGACGGTAAAGACGCATTCGTAAGCTCAGAATTTACAAAAAGCATCTATTATGTAACAGCAAACGTATTAAATGTACGTGCTGAAGCAAACACAAACTCAGAAATTCTTGGTACGTTGAAAAAAGATGATATCATCGAAACAACAAATCAAGTACAGAACGGTTGGTTACAATTCGAATATAATGGAAAAACGGCTTACGTTCATGTTCCTTTCTTAACAGGTACAGCACCTGTTATTGAAAAACAAGAAACGCCAGCTCCTGCTAAAGCTGAAGCTCCAGCTAAAAAGGATCAGGCTCAAGCACAAGCGCAACCAGCAGCTAAGCCTACTGTAAAAGGAGCAACAAGCGCACCTGCAGGTGGCCGTGAGCTAACAGTTGAAGCTACAGCATATACAGCTCATCCAAGCGAAAATGGCGGCACATATGGTGGCCGTGTATTAACTGCAATGGGTCATGACCTAACAGCAAACCCGAACATGAAGGTGATTGCTGTTGACCCGAAAGTGATTCCACTTGGATCAAAAGTATGGGTAGAAGGATATGGAGAAGCAATCGCTGGTGACACTGGCGGTGCAATTAAAGGAAACCGTATCGACGTTCTACTTGGTTCTGATTCAGCTGCTGAAAAATGGGGTCGTAAATCTGTCAAAGTGAAAATTTTAAAATAA
- a CDS encoding DUF3910 family protein, with the protein MNINAKVDWIGTPKPYIYKDDVTYDATAIDFSLEHDDNRYKFIVFKHDTSVQYKLVQYGIKPGSQKPFPIEIPFQAEMLPLIEKILQDPYVQAILGRKTDSRS; encoded by the coding sequence ATGAATATAAACGCAAAAGTAGACTGGATTGGCACACCCAAACCATACATATACAAAGACGACGTAACATATGATGCGACCGCAATTGATTTTTCACTCGAACATGATGACAATCGCTATAAGTTCATCGTGTTCAAGCACGATACATCTGTTCAATATAAACTTGTGCAATACGGCATCAAACCGGGTTCCCAAAAACCATTTCCGATTGAGATTCCATTCCAAGCTGAAATGCTCCCGTTAATAGAAAAAATTCTACAAGATCCCTACGTACAAGCTATATTAGGGAGAAAGACCGACAGCCGTTCTTAA